In the Hymenobacter volaticus genome, one interval contains:
- a CDS encoding family 43 glycosylhydrolase, with protein sequence MRPPYSLLLLLLNAVLLTAPAAQAQKKLKYSAYLFAYFTGNDKKEEAIRFALSNDGYHYVALNGNRPVISSAAISETGGVRDPHILRGIDGKTFYMVATDMVSANGWSSNRAMVLLRSTDLVHWTSNVVNLQKKYPGQETLQRVWAPQTIYDSQAGKYMIYFSLKHGQDPDKIYYAYANKEFTDLEGEPKQLFFSPTNGACIDGDIVAKNGKYYLFFKTEGQGAGIKIAVSDKLTGGYVLQDRYVQQTKDPVEGAGTFKLNNSDDFILMYDMYTTGKYQFTRTHDLQNFTVVDHEISMNFHPRHGTVMPITDQEASQLATRWLTPADVLQRAQNPTIRPLNTVVDTVNRQVKFQVGPGTNRQSFDPKFVGFGLTVTPRGAQNFAEGPIKYTVSQGGRQQTYSVSVVETHNPALGGYYADPAILYAEKTGKFYLYPTSDGFTNWSGTYFKSFSSTDLVKWQDEGVILDLSKDVSWAKKSAWAPCIFEQKTSTGYRYAYYFCAGAKIGVALSDSPTGPFVDSGKPLLDQLPAGVKGGQQIDPAVFRDPQTAKLYLYWGNGYMAGAELNDDLVSLKPETVRILTPDATFREGAHVFYRNGKYYFMWSENDTRDPEYQVRYATSTSPLGPLTVPASNLVVNQDPAAGIYGTGHNSTIQVPGRDEWYLVYHRFTYPQGIGMGKAAGFHREVCIDKLEFNADGSIKPVKPTHAGIQPVKIK encoded by the coding sequence ATGAGACCACCTTACTCTCTCTTGCTTTTGTTGCTAAACGCCGTGCTGCTAACTGCGCCAGCGGCCCAGGCACAGAAAAAACTGAAGTACAGCGCCTACCTGTTCGCCTACTTCACCGGCAACGACAAAAAGGAAGAAGCCATCCGCTTTGCGCTTAGCAACGACGGCTACCACTATGTAGCTTTGAACGGCAACCGACCCGTTATCAGTTCGGCCGCTATCAGCGAAACCGGCGGCGTGCGCGACCCGCATATCTTGCGCGGAATCGACGGCAAAACGTTTTATATGGTGGCCACCGATATGGTATCGGCCAATGGCTGGAGTTCCAACCGGGCCATGGTGCTGCTGCGCTCCACCGACTTAGTGCACTGGACGTCGAACGTCGTCAACCTGCAAAAGAAATACCCCGGCCAGGAAACCCTGCAGCGGGTGTGGGCCCCACAAACCATCTACGACAGCCAGGCCGGAAAGTATATGATTTACTTTTCACTGAAACACGGCCAGGACCCCGACAAGATCTACTATGCTTACGCCAACAAGGAATTCACTGATTTGGAAGGCGAACCCAAGCAGCTGTTTTTCAGTCCTACCAACGGCGCGTGCATCGACGGCGACATTGTGGCCAAAAACGGGAAGTACTATCTGTTCTTTAAAACCGAAGGCCAGGGAGCAGGCATCAAAATAGCCGTGTCAGATAAACTAACCGGGGGCTACGTGCTGCAAGACCGCTATGTGCAGCAAACCAAAGACCCGGTGGAAGGCGCTGGCACTTTCAAGCTCAACAACTCCGATGACTTCATCCTCATGTACGATATGTACACGACGGGCAAGTACCAATTTACGCGCACCCACGACCTGCAAAATTTCACGGTAGTTGACCACGAAATAAGCATGAACTTCCATCCGCGGCATGGCACCGTGATGCCCATCACCGACCAGGAAGCAAGCCAACTGGCTACCCGTTGGTTAACCCCTGCGGACGTGCTGCAGCGGGCGCAAAACCCTACTATCCGCCCGCTCAACACCGTGGTCGATACGGTGAATCGCCAAGTGAAATTTCAAGTCGGGCCGGGCACCAATCGGCAATCGTTTGACCCCAAATTCGTTGGTTTCGGGTTGACCGTAACGCCGCGAGGGGCGCAGAACTTCGCCGAGGGGCCTATCAAGTACACAGTGAGTCAAGGTGGTCGGCAGCAAACGTATTCCGTTTCGGTTGTTGAAACACACAATCCGGCGCTAGGCGGCTACTACGCCGACCCTGCCATCCTGTACGCCGAGAAAACCGGCAAATTTTACTTGTATCCAACTAGTGACGGCTTCACCAACTGGTCGGGCACTTACTTTAAAAGCTTTTCGTCAACTGACTTAGTGAAGTGGCAAGATGAAGGAGTGATACTGGACTTGTCGAAAGACGTGAGCTGGGCCAAGAAAAGCGCCTGGGCACCTTGCATCTTCGAACAAAAGACTTCTACTGGCTACCGCTACGCCTACTACTTCTGCGCGGGGGCCAAAATCGGGGTTGCCTTGTCCGATAGCCCCACCGGCCCTTTCGTGGACTCGGGCAAACCCTTGCTCGACCAACTGCCCGCTGGCGTGAAGGGGGGCCAGCAAATCGACCCGGCCGTGTTTCGAGACCCGCAAACCGCCAAGCTCTATTTGTACTGGGGCAACGGGTATATGGCCGGCGCCGAGCTCAACGACGATTTGGTGTCGCTCAAGCCCGAAACCGTGCGCATTCTCACGCCCGACGCTACTTTTCGCGAGGGCGCCCACGTGTTTTATCGCAACGGCAAGTACTATTTTATGTGGAGTGAAAACGACACCCGCGACCCGGAATACCAAGTGCGCTACGCCACCTCCACCTCGCCTCTGGGGCCCCTGACCGTACCGGCTAGTAATTTAGTTGTTAACCAAGACCCAGCAGCGGGTATCTACGGCACCGGTCACAACTCCACCATTCAGGTGCCTGGCCGCGACGAGTGGTACTTAGTTTATCACCGCTTCACGTATCCGCAAGGCATCGGGATGGGCAAGGCCGCGGGTTTCCACCGGGAAGTATGCATCGATAAGCTGGAGTTCAACGCCGACGGCAGCATCAAGCCCGTGAAACCCACCCACGCCGGCATTCAGCCTGTGAAAATAAAGTGA
- a CDS encoding adenylate/guanylate cyclase domain-containing protein, which produces MTPHLYVLPDQRDLPIAPGQSILSATLAQGIAHVHACGGKAECSTCRVQVLEGLERCSPRNACEQALATRLNLPDNVRLACQTTVTDGYVRCSRPILDTLDLELTAKELENPNQQLGQQQRVAVLFSDIQDYTVFADILPPYDVIHILNRYFEVMSEIVATHHGYISDFIGDGLMVIFGLEHPATAVTDALAAGQAMLRSVEKLNPYLQQMYNCSFHVRIGLHYGEAVVGHIGARGFRKLATIGDTVNVAARIESANKEYGTHFLVSEAVVQAAGSALQVNQGFLTPLKGKKGLHRLYEVALESASMD; this is translated from the coding sequence ATGACGCCGCACCTGTATGTGTTGCCCGACCAACGCGACTTACCTATTGCCCCTGGTCAAAGCATTTTGTCGGCTACTCTCGCGCAGGGCATTGCGCACGTGCACGCCTGCGGCGGGAAAGCCGAGTGCTCTACCTGCCGGGTGCAAGTGCTGGAAGGGTTGGAACGCTGCTCGCCCCGCAATGCCTGCGAGCAGGCGCTGGCCACGCGCCTAAACTTACCCGATAATGTGCGCCTAGCTTGCCAGACCACTGTAACCGACGGCTATGTGCGCTGCTCACGGCCCATCCTCGACACGCTGGATCTGGAATTGACGGCTAAGGAGCTGGAAAACCCAAACCAGCAGCTCGGCCAGCAACAGCGCGTAGCTGTACTGTTCTCCGACATCCAGGACTACACCGTTTTTGCTGATATTCTGCCTCCCTACGACGTAATTCACATCTTAAATCGCTACTTCGAGGTGATGAGTGAGATTGTGGCAACCCACCACGGCTATATCAGCGACTTTATCGGCGACGGGCTCATGGTAATATTTGGGCTAGAGCACCCGGCGACGGCCGTCACGGATGCGCTGGCGGCCGGCCAAGCAATGCTTCGGAGCGTGGAAAAGCTAAATCCTTACTTGCAGCAAATGTACAACTGCTCGTTCCACGTGCGTATCGGCTTGCACTACGGCGAGGCGGTGGTCGGCCATATCGGGGCGCGGGGCTTTCGCAAGTTGGCCACCATTGGCGATACGGTGAACGTAGCCGCCCGCATTGAAAGCGCGAACAAGGAGTATGGCACTCATTTTTTGGTGTCGGAAGCAGTAGTGCAGGCCGCTGGCTCCGCCCTACAAGTAAACCAAGGGTTCCTAACGCCCCTGAAAGGAAAAAAGGGCCTGCACCGCCTCTACGAAGTAGCTCTCGAATCCGCTTCCATGGATTAG